A single genomic interval of Lathyrus oleraceus cultivar Zhongwan6 chromosome 7, CAAS_Psat_ZW6_1.0, whole genome shotgun sequence harbors:
- the LOC127105108 gene encoding uncharacterized protein LOC127105108 isoform X2 — protein sequence MVHAPNPHHNHETLVLKSAIYSRILLLTLIIFFRTLLSPYDTSASLNPPCLTTTTAAANDTRRSPIASAIENGIVWDSVYFVRVAECGYEYEQSYAFLPFLPLTISFLSPSTLFSFLPQRSLFALSAYVINNLVFVLAALYFYRLSIAILKDPEIALRATVLFCFNPASIFYSSIYSESLYAVLSLGGLYYFLSGKNNLSVLLLALSGCARSNGVLNAGYICFQTMHRAYHALFQNKNVTLALQIVFVGALRSACIFAPFVAFQAYGYYNMCVGRFPDEIRPWCNARVPLLYNYIQSHYWGVGFLTYFQLKQLPNFLLASPILSLAFFSVVHYAKSRPQIFFSLGFDTTIEEKSRGVVFLSEDHSRFKATDSVEKSSVRAEGGGKT from the exons ATGGTTCACGCACCAAACCCTCATCATAATCACGAAACATTGGTATTAAAATCAGCAATATATTCAAGAATCCTTCTATTAACCCTAATCATCTTCTTCCGAACTCTACTTTCCCCATACGACACTTCCGCATCCTTAAACCCTCCGTGCCTCACCACCACCACCGCCGCCGCAAACGACACTCGCCGCTCTCCCATCGCCTCCGCCATCGAAAACGGCATCGTTTGGGACTCCGTTTACTTTGTCCGCGTCGCCGAATGTGGCTACGAGTATGAACAATCCTACGCCTTTTTACCTTTCCTCCCTCTTACAATTTCGTTCCTCTCTCCTTCCACTCTTTTTTCTTTCCTTCCTCAGAGATCTCTCTTCGCTCTCTCTGCTTATGTAATCAATAATCTCGTGTTTGTTCTCGCTGCTCTTTACTTTTACAG ACTTTCTATAGCTATCTTGAAGGACCCTGAAATTGCATTACGAGCTACGGTTTTGTTCTGCTTTAATCCTGCCTCTATATTTTATTCGTCAAT ATACTCAGAGAGTTTGTATGCTGTTCTTAGTCTCGGAGGATTGTACTACTTTTTATCTGGAAAAAATAATTTGTCTGTTCTTCTTCTTGCTCTCTCTGGTTGTGCAAGGTCTAATGGGGTGCTCAATGCCGGCTATATCTGTTTTCAGACTATGCACCGAGCTTATCATGCACTGTTTCAAAACAAGAATGTTACT TTGGCTCTGCAGATTGTTTTTGTTGGAGCTTTACGTAGTGCATGTATATTTGCTCCATTTGTAGCCTTCCAAGCTTATGGCTACTACAACATGTGTGTTGGGCGTTTTCCTGATGAAATAAGGCCTTGGTGCAATGCAAGGGTACCGTTGCTTTACAATTATATTCAAAGTCATTATTG GGGTGTAGGTTTCTTGACATATTTTCAGCTGAAACAGTTGCCTAACTTCCTTCTTGCATCTCCTATACTATCTCTGGCATTTTTCTCAGTTGTTCATTATGCTAAGTCAAGGCCTCAGATTTTTTTCTCACTGGGTTTTGACACTACTATCGAAGAAAAGAGCCGCGGAGTTGTGTTTTTGTCAGAGGATCACTCAAGGTTCAAAGCAACTGACAGTGTGGAGAAATCCTCTGTTAGAGCAGAAG GAGGAGGAAAAACGTAA
- the LOC127105108 gene encoding uncharacterized protein LOC127105108 isoform X1, with the protein MVHAPNPHHNHETLVLKSAIYSRILLLTLIIFFRTLLSPYDTSASLNPPCLTTTTAAANDTRRSPIASAIENGIVWDSVYFVRVAECGYEYEQSYAFLPFLPLTISFLSPSTLFSFLPQRSLFALSAYVINNLVFVLAALYFYRLSIAILKDPEIALRATVLFCFNPASIFYSSIYSESLYAVLSLGGLYYFLSGKNNLSVLLLALSGCARSNGVLNAGYICFQTMHRAYHALFQNKNVTLALQIVFVGALRSACIFAPFVAFQAYGYYNMCVGRFPDEIRPWCNARVPLLYNYIQSHYWGVGFLTYFQLKQLPNFLLASPILSLAFFSVVHYAKSRPQIFFSLGFDTTIEEKSRGVVFLSEDHSRFKATDSVEKSSVRAEEHFNVRRRKNVIKEDVSNVPIESEPAAGQGYLSASVLPFVLHLGFMASTAFLVMHVQVATRFLSASPPLYWFASYIMTYPAKYHRWGYLVWAYSAAYILLGSLLFSNFYPFT; encoded by the exons ATGGTTCACGCACCAAACCCTCATCATAATCACGAAACATTGGTATTAAAATCAGCAATATATTCAAGAATCCTTCTATTAACCCTAATCATCTTCTTCCGAACTCTACTTTCCCCATACGACACTTCCGCATCCTTAAACCCTCCGTGCCTCACCACCACCACCGCCGCCGCAAACGACACTCGCCGCTCTCCCATCGCCTCCGCCATCGAAAACGGCATCGTTTGGGACTCCGTTTACTTTGTCCGCGTCGCCGAATGTGGCTACGAGTATGAACAATCCTACGCCTTTTTACCTTTCCTCCCTCTTACAATTTCGTTCCTCTCTCCTTCCACTCTTTTTTCTTTCCTTCCTCAGAGATCTCTCTTCGCTCTCTCTGCTTATGTAATCAATAATCTCGTGTTTGTTCTCGCTGCTCTTTACTTTTACAG ACTTTCTATAGCTATCTTGAAGGACCCTGAAATTGCATTACGAGCTACGGTTTTGTTCTGCTTTAATCCTGCCTCTATATTTTATTCGTCAAT ATACTCAGAGAGTTTGTATGCTGTTCTTAGTCTCGGAGGATTGTACTACTTTTTATCTGGAAAAAATAATTTGTCTGTTCTTCTTCTTGCTCTCTCTGGTTGTGCAAGGTCTAATGGGGTGCTCAATGCCGGCTATATCTGTTTTCAGACTATGCACCGAGCTTATCATGCACTGTTTCAAAACAAGAATGTTACT TTGGCTCTGCAGATTGTTTTTGTTGGAGCTTTACGTAGTGCATGTATATTTGCTCCATTTGTAGCCTTCCAAGCTTATGGCTACTACAACATGTGTGTTGGGCGTTTTCCTGATGAAATAAGGCCTTGGTGCAATGCAAGGGTACCGTTGCTTTACAATTATATTCAAAGTCATTATTG GGGTGTAGGTTTCTTGACATATTTTCAGCTGAAACAGTTGCCTAACTTCCTTCTTGCATCTCCTATACTATCTCTGGCATTTTTCTCAGTTGTTCATTATGCTAAGTCAAGGCCTCAGATTTTTTTCTCACTGGGTTTTGACACTACTATCGAAGAAAAGAGCCGCGGAGTTGTGTTTTTGTCAGAGGATCACTCAAGGTTCAAAGCAACTGACAGTGTGGAGAAATCCTCTGTTAGAGCAGAAG AACATTTCAATGTTAGGAGGAGGAAAAACGTAATCAAAGAGGATGTCTCTAATGTTCCCATAGAGTCTGAGCCAGCAGCAGGGCAGGGATACTTGTCTGCATCTGTTCTCCCGTTTGTTCTGCACTTGGGATTCATGGCAAGCACTGCTTTTCTTGTCATGCATGTACAG GTGGCAACTCGTTTCTTGTCTGCCAGCCCTCCTCTTTATTGGTTTGCTTCATATATAATGACATATCCTGCAAAGTACCATAGATGGGGATACCTGGTATGGGCATACTCTGCAGCCTATATTCTTCTTGGCAGTTTGCTATTTTCAAACTTCTATCCTTTTACATGA